The genomic segment TACGACCATGTCCGTTCTGAAGACGGCAATGACGCATACACCGCCAGAAACGGGCGCTTCAGCCCGGCGGCTGCAGGAGTGTGGATCACCCAGCCATCGAGATCGACACCAGCCGCCAGGGCCTCATCCAACGCGAGAGCTCTCGCCGCGACGGCACCGCCGAACGAATAGCCGACCACCGCAATCCGGGAGAAATCGGCTCCTTCAAGCATTGTGGTCGGTTGTCCGCCGCGCAGCGCCGCCAGGACGCGCTGGAGCTTGTCATATCCCAACCGAGTTCGGCGCTCACTGGTGGTCGGGAAGCTTGCGTAGTCCTGCGCGGTTTGCATGCTGAACGGCGCCAACCGGACCGTCTCGTCGGCAGGGTCAATCGCGGGATCTGGCCGGTCATGGCTGATGTCGTCCATGGCGACGACGATAAAGCCCGCGCTGGCGACGGTGGAGAGCAACACATCGTTCTCGGACCGGCGCCCACCCCACGAGGGGACGTAGATCACCAGCGGCAGCCCTCGATCAGAAGCGCCCGCCTTCACCGCGTCGCGCTGCACCGGCTGGCTCGGCCTCCAGATGCGGACCGCGATCTCTGTCTCTTGTGTGGGATCAGTCAAGACGACTTCTCCGACACGCGCCTGATCAGTTGGCTTGATGACACTGGAGGCGCGACGTTCGGCCCACATCGTGCCTCCGACCAGCACAGCCGCCGCAAGCCCTGCCACGACGAGGAGAAGCACAACGGCACCTCGGCGCATCGTTCAGCCGGGCGCCTGCCGGAGACGTCCAGCGGGCACATCGAGATGCCTACTCGCCGACAACATCGCTCAACCTGCGGCGCGCTGCGCGGACCAGCGGCCCTCCCGCCGATCGATCATCCAGCTCATGTATTCGGCGATGGTGGCGACCGCGGGCTCGCGGGTCATGTCGTCGTGACCACCAGGAACGTCGAAGATCCGCAACTGCCCATTCACGACGTTGTCCCATCCCAGGCCGCGTACGAACAGCCGTCCGACACGTGATTTCGCGCTCCGGAACAGAACGACTTCGCCGTCATACGGCTTCCAGGGATACAGAGCCCTGGCGTCCAGCAAATAGTCCATCAGCCCGTGATTGAGGAAGTCTTCGTTGGTGGCTCGTGGACGTGGCGCATCACCGTCCCTGCCGATCATTCGAACCAGTGGATTGTTCCTGATGATCGAGTACTGCGACATCGCAGCCGCAATGCTCATGTCCCCGGACCTGACTTTCCGGATCCGTGCGACCAGATCGGGGATGATCCGATCGGTCAGTTGGACTCGCCTCAGGAAACGGTCGAACCGGCTCATCGATTCCACGTAGCCGGGCGCGACCGTGTCGAGCAGAAAGATCACCGACGCTTCGCCATTGAGGCTCTTCAGTTGCTGCGCAACTTCGAGCGCGACGTTGCCCATCAGGCACAGGCTGATCAAATAGTACGGACCGACGGGATCGTGCGCCCGGATCTGCCGAACCGCATCCGCCGCGATCCTGCAAATGCTGTCCTGATCGAGCGGCGGCAACTCAGCGTCGTCGGCCCATTGCAAGTCGATGAAGGGACGCCCCGCCGCCACCCGCTGCACCAGCGGGTAGTACAAGGACCTGTTGCTCAACGCGAAGATCGGCGGCAGCTTGCCTTCGGACTGCAGGACGCACGGCTGAAAATACGGGCGCGTGGGACGCCGGTTCGGCAGCCTGCGTTCGAGCGAGAGGGCAAGAGGAGCAACGACATCACCGGTCGGCTGATCCGCCTTCGAGGCCGGATTCGCGTTCCCCAGGTCGCTCTCGATCGGAGCGACCTGAGCCTCCAACTCCTCCGACCACGCTTTCAGCAGCGCATCGGCAGCGGCGGCAACATGATGATCGGTGTTGTACTCGCAGGAGATCCGCCACCCCTCTTGCCGCTCCACCAAGAAGAAACTGAATTCATAGAGGCAGCCCGTCGTCGCCGACGGCAGCGACACCAGTTGGAAGTCGCCGTGCCGGATCACGCCGGCCTGGCCGGTCTCGACATTGCCGGCGGCAAAGTTGATGGCGTAGCCGAGCGGCAGATCTTTCCGATCCGACAGTTCGATACCGGCGGCGATCTCGGCGAAAGGCAGCGCCTTGTTCGCCAGTGCCTGCGAGACCTCGTCCCTGATGCGGCGCGCGTGCGTGAGCGGATCGCTCCCCGCCTCGATCCCGAGCCTCAGGACCACAGTGTTGACCACGGGGCCGACCAGATCGAACAGCAACGGATCGTCGCGGTTGGCGACCTGCGTTCCGATGACGATCTCGTCCGCCTCCAGCTTGCGGCCCAGCGCCCGCGTCAAGGCCGCACAGGTCAGCCCGTACATCGTGAAGCCTTCCTGCTGCGCCAGCGATTGCAGCGCATCCGTCAAAAGCCTCGGAAGAACACGGCTCCTAATCTCGCCGTTGCGGCCGGCATCGAGCACGCGCTGCCTGCTGGGTTTGATATCGAGTGGACACACCCCCGACAACTTGCGACGCCAGTATTGTCGCTCATCGGCCAGTCCGTCACTCGCCAGCAACGCCGACTGCCACTGCGCATAGTCCACGTACTGAAGGCTCAACTCGCGGCAATCTGGCCTTTGACCGCGCTCCAGTGCATCGACCACTTGGGCAAATTCGTGCGCGATCAGTCCGACCGACCAGAGATCTGCGATGGCGTGATGGATCGTTAGCAGCAGGATCGCATCGTTCGGCGAGCGCCGAAGCACGGTCGTTCGCCAGGGCGGCGCGACCAAAGGATCGAACGCCGCCCTCGCCTCCAATGACGCAAGCCGCTCCGCCTCCGCCTGGTAGCGCTCGCTCGATAGCTGCGACAGATCGATCAGCGACAGTCTCGGCGGAGTTTCGACGACAATCTGTGAGTAGCCGTCGGCCGAGCGTTCAAATCTCGTCCGGAGCGCCTCGTGTCGCCCGGCGAGAAAGTCCAGCGCCTTCTGGATCGTCTGGTCGCGCACCGCTCCCTTCATCTGCCAGCGCATCGCGACATTGGCCAGCGAAGAGGTTGGATTGTGTCTCTGCAGTTCGAGAAACCGCTCTTGAATGCTGGTACAGCGGACCGGTTCAATCTCCGGCTCTTGCCCGACGGCGGAAGGGACCTGTGTCTTCATGTTGTCCTCGCGCGGCTCGAGGGACGCCGAAACTCGGCGAGCGATGGTGTCTTCTTGTCGGACGTCTGCGCTCTTGCCGCGACGGAAGCTCGCCGCGCCAAATCGCCCATGCTTGGATTGGTCATCAGATCTTGTGCCCGGATCGGCAGCTGCGCTTCGGAAAACCGCGCAGCCATCCGGAAAACGTGCAGACTGGTCGCACCGAGCGCGAAAACCCGGTCGTCCGGCTTGATCCCGGTTCGGTTCAACGCCGCCTCGACGATGGCGATGACCTTGGTCAGCACGTCCGGCGCCGGCTCGTCGCGCAGCTCCGCCTTCTCGATGAAGTTGACGACAATCGACGGACTGACGATCGTCGCAGACAGCGCCTTTCGGTCCAATTTGCCGTTCGCAGTCTTCGGCAATTCGGCAACCGCGACGAAGCGGTTGGGAACCATGTAGTGAGGCAGGCTGAACTGCGCCGTCTGCTGCAGGCTGTCGATGCTCACCGTCATGCCCGGCTTCGCCACGAAGGCAGCAACCAGCGCGGCGTCGGCAGTGCCGGCATTCTCGACCATGACGGCGGCATCCACGATCTCTGGACAGGTCCGCAGCACGGACTCGATCTCTTCCAACTCGATGCGGAAGCCGCGGATCTTCACCTGCTGGTCGCGTCGGCCGAGCAGTTGAATGCCGCCGTCCGACAGTCGCACGGCCAGATCGCCGGTTCGATACAGACGCACCGTTTTGCCATCCTGCAACGAGATCACAGGAAACGCTGCGGCTGTCAGATCGGGCCGGTTGACGTAGCCTTTTGCTAGACCAAGTCCGCCAATACACAGCTCCCCGGGCGTGCCGACCGGCGCCTGCGTTCCATCGTCGGACAGGATGTAGAGATCGGTATGAGCCACCGGCTCGCCGATCACGATCGGGCGGCTGGCATCGACGATCCGCCCGCAGGCCGACCAGATCGTGGTCTCGGTCGGCCCATACATGTTCCACAGCTCGAAGCCTGCAGCGATCAGCTTCTCGGCGACGTCGCGCGGCAGCGCCTCCCCGCCGCTCAATGCCCGAAGCGGACGCGATGGCTGCAAACCAGCTTCGAGAAGCACGCGCCAAAGCGTCGGTGTGGCCTGAACAATCGTCGCAGAGCTGGTCTCGATCAGCCGAACGATGCTGTCGGGCTCAAGCAACCTGTCCTTGCCGCAGATCACGGTTCGTCCGCCGCAATACAGCGGCAGCAGCAGCTCGAGCACCGCGATGTCGAACGACACCGTGGTCACTGCGACGATCCGATCATCGGCACCGAAGCCAGGCCGGACTGCCATCGAGCCGAGGAAGTTGGCGAGTGCGCGGTGACTGATCTCGACGCCCTTCGGTGTCCCGGTCGAGCCGGACGTGAAGATCACATAGGCGGTCGAGTCCAGCACCTCTTGCGGTGGCGCCGGTTCGGGACGAGCGGACGATGCGGCATCGATCTGTGCAGCATCACGCTCGAGATCGATGACCGGTACACCCATTTCGGCCGCAACCGGACAGTCCGCCCCTGACGTGATGAAGACCGCAACCTCGGCGGCTTCAGCCATCTGCCGAATCCGAACCACGGGCAGCAAAGGATCGACCGGGACGTAGGCGAGACCCGCCTTCGCTACGGCGACCAATGCGACCGGCAGATCAATGCCCCGCTGAACCGCGACCGCGACCCGGGCTCCCTTGGTCGGAGCCAACGCTCTCAACCGATCCGCAATCCGATTGCTCCTGGAGTCGAGCTCGCGGTAGCGCAACACGTCGGTCTCGTACTCAACCGCAATCGCGTCAGGCGTGCGGTCGCAGTTACGCTCGATCATTTCGACCAGAGGAATATCGAAACGCGCGGCCTGCAGCGTGGTGGTTTGACCGCTTTCAAGCCCGATGACGACCGGATTCTGCAGCTTCAGTTCCTGCAGCTTGATCTCAGGCCGCTCGAGCGCTTGCGCCAAGATCTTGCGCAGCTGATCGAGCCATCGCGACACCGTCGCACGATCCAGAAGATCAGTTGCGTAATCGACCTCGATCGTGAGGTCGTCGTCGGTTTCGATCATGTTGATGAAGATGTCGAAATTGACGAAGGCCTTTGGATTTGTATCGACCCGCGTGTCGACGCCGCGGAATGTCAGCCGAGAGCCGACCCTTTCAAGGTTGAACTGGATGTCCGACAGCGGCGTCCGGTTGATACTGCGGGGTATGTCCAGATCGCGGACCAGAGATCCCAACGTGTAGTCCTGGTGATCGAAGATCTCGTTCAGTTTCTCGTCGACGTGTCTCAGATGGTCGCAGAACGAGACCGCCAACCGAGCCGTGACTGGCACCGGCAGGAAGTTGACGCAATGCCCGACCAGATCTTGCCGATCCAGCAAAGCCTGACCGCCCATCGGGACGGTCAAGACAACGCGCTCGTTGTCGCAAAGCCGCGCGAACAGAGTCTGCACCGAGGCAAACAGCACGGTGAACAGCGTTACGCCCTGGCGTTTCGCCAGCTCCCTGGCGTCACGGCAGAGGTCCTGTCCCAGCCGCTCCCGCAGGGATGCACCGAAGAAGCTCTTGACCTCCGGGCGTGGGCGGTCGAGCGGAAGCTCTGAGGCGACCGGCACATTTTCGAACTGCTTCCGCCAGAATTCGATCGTGGAAGCCGAAGGCCGCGGTCGCTCCGCAGCGTGTTCGGCGAAACTCGCGGCGGGCACCAGCGACGGCGTCTTTCCGTCACGATAAGCGTTGTAGATCTCGGCCAGGTCCCCGAGCAGGACGTTCATCGACCAGCCGTCACAGATAATGTGATGCGCGGTGAAGACCAACACGTGGACGTCAGCCCCCAGACGCAGAACGCTGGCACGAACCAACGGGCCGCTGAAAAGGTCAAACGGCGTTCTTGCATCCTTGGCAAGCCACTGCGCCAGTTCTGTATCGCCATCCTCCCCGTCGAGAGCGATGATCGGAACCTCAGGCACGAAATCAGGGTTGATCTCAAGCATTCCGGTGAAATCAACCACACGGCTCCGAAGTGCCTCGTGGCGCCGAACGACTTCTTCAACCGCCTTGATCAACAAGCTTTCGACGAGAGTCCCATTAAAGCGAATGCTGACCGACTCGTTGAACGCCATCGAGGCTGCCTCGCCCATTTGCGCCGCGAGCAGCACCTCCATCTGAGGCTCGGTCAAGGGCACCGTTTTGAATTTCTGCGGCTGCGGTTGAGCTTGATCATCACCAATAAGGCTCGACTTCCTGGTGATACCCTTGGCTTCTCCCGTGCTCAGCCCAGCGTCGGCAAAAGCCCCTATCGCCCTTTCAAACGCGCCGTCGATCGCCTGGCACTGAGCGGCCTCGTGTGCGGTGGTGAGAAAACACGGGAACCCTTCGTGGACATGAATCCCCTGCAGTCGAAGCTCGGCAAACAGCAGGCCGGCGAACCGTCCTAAAGGTGAACCATCGACAAAGAACCAGCTCGCACATGTCTCGGCCTGCGTCGGAAGTCCGTAGCTGTCGAGGTGCGAATTGATCCGATCGACAAGCTGCCCTGTGCGCTGCGCCAAGGGCGCATAGATCTCCGCCTTATTCCGTTCGATGTGCTCGAGCACGGCGCGCGCGGCGGCGAGCACCATCGGATGCCGGACAAACGTTCCGGCGAAGAATGTCGGGGCGACTTCCGGCTCGCTATCGTCGCCGTATTGCCAGAAGCCGCCATCCAGCGCGTCCATGAAATCCGCGCGGCCGGCGACCACGCCGATTGGCATTCCTCCGCCAAGCACTTTGCCATAGGTCGCCATGTCGGCCTTGATGCCGAAGACCTTTTGCATTCCACCGGGATCCACTCGGAAGCCCGTCACCACCTCGTCGAATACCAGCGCCGTCCCGCTCTTCGCGGTCAACTCTCGGAGCGACGCTACGAAGTCTCGCGGCTGCAAAGCTGGATGCCGGCTTTGAATCGGCTCGACGATGACCGCGGCGAGATCGTCAGCCATTTGCCTGACAATCTCGAGGCTGGCTGGATGGCCGTACGGCAGGACAATCATCTGTCCGACGTTCTCGGCCGGGATGCCGGACGCGATCGGAAGTGCACCGGGGACGCTGCCAGCGCGGCACGACTTGATCAGAACCTCATCGAACTGGCCGTGATAGGCGCCACTGAACACGACGACCTTCAGTCGTCCGGTCACAGCGCGCGCCACCCGGATGGCGGCCATGACAGCTTCGGAACCGGTATTGCAGAAGGCGACCCGCTCATTGCCGGTCATGGCGCTAATTCGCGCCGCAACCTCCCCGGCCAGCTCGGTCTGCGGTCCGATCGCGAATCCGTCGTCTAGTTGTGCCTGCAACGCAGCGGCGACGAATGGCGGAACATGGCCGAACATCGTCTGACCGTAGCCATTCACCAGATCAATGTACTCGTTGCCGTCGACGTCCCAGATCGACGCTCCCTTCGACCGCTTGCACACGATCGGGTAAACGATCTCCTTCCACTGCGCATTGAAGCCGCTCGCCGTCCGGGGATCGGCAAGAACTCTGCGCGACGCCTGAGCACGGGCCTTCGATCCAGGAGTGCGGTCGTTATAACGCTGGACAAGGTTCTCGATGTAGGCCCGCTGCTCCGGTGCAAGTGCGAGATCGCCATCGCCGGCGCCAGGGCGATAGATCTTGAACCGACCGCCTCCCTCCTCTCCCGTGTCCGGCATCACAAGAGCCTTGTCCGGCGAGTTGTCAGGCGAAGGCGCTTCGCCGCTGTTGGCCGGCACCGCAGTAACCGGCAACTCAGCCGCGACGCGCCCTTCTTTGCCGACTGCCGCCAGCTGAGCGGCAAAAATCCGCTCCATCGATTGCAGCTGCTCGCGAAGCAACGCCTCGACTCCCGTAGCTCCCGCCATCACCGGCACAGGCGGATCTTTCGGCAGCACAGCCTCTGCCGGCCTCTGCATCATTGCTACCTGGGGCTTCACGGCTGCTCGCTCGACCTGGGGCAATTTGTCGGCCGGTGCCGAGGTCTTCAACATCGCGGCCAGGGCGTCCAGAGAATTGAGATCTCGCATCAACTGCCGGAAGGTAATCTTCACGCCGAACGACTTGTTGACGCGCTGCGCGACCTGACCGAGCAGCAAGGAATCAAACCCGAGCGAGATGAAGGAAGTCGCCGCGTCCTGATCCGAAAGAGGTCGTCCGGAGACATCTGACAGAATAGCCGCAAGCGCCTTGATCAGCGCCTTCGAGACCTCGTCACCGGACATTTTACTCTCCATCGAAACGCTATGCAGACCATCCTGATCGCTACTCGCCTCCTGCGGAGGCTCGGTCCGAGGGAACGAGTCTCCTTGGGCAGATGCGACGGGCATGGCTATGTCGAGACTGACCGGAGCAGGACGCGCGATCCAATGGCGCGTGCGCTCGAACGGATAGCTTGGCAATCGTAGTCGGGCCGCGCCAGCGGCCGGGCGAACGTCGGATTTCAGCCTCGCACCGTGTGCCCACAGATCACCCAACGCTTGAGCGAAAGTAAGCTCTTCGTCGTTTCGCTCCACATAGTCCGGCGCAGTCGTAATGATCGCCCGAACCTTAGAAACGGATGATGAGGCCCCTGCAAACGTCGCCAGCGTTCGGCCCGGGCCGACCTCCACCAAAAGACAATCCGCCCGCTCGGATATCGTGTCGATCAGCGTGGTGAGTGCGGCGCGGAAACTGACTGGCTCGCGGCATTGGCGAGCCCAATAGGCAGGCGACGTGGCCTCCGCCGCGGTCATCCAAGTTCCGGTGACAGTCGAGATCAACCGACGCTTCGGTGGCTGGAGCGGAATCCCGGCCGCAACCTTCTCGAGTTCGACCGCCACCGGATCCATCATGGCTGAATGGAAGGCGTGGGATGTGTGCAGACGCCGATGAGGGATCTCCGCCCTCTCCAACCGGCGCTCGAGATCTTCCACAGCTTCAAAAGGACCGCTGGCGACACTGAGGCGAGGCGAATTGTCGGACGCAATCTCGACCCCGACCGGCAGATGCGCCGCTAGCTCGCTGGCAGCCAATCGCACGCTGAGCATGGCGCCAGGTGGCTGAGCCTGCATGATCCGTCCGCGATGCACCACAAGCTTCAGCGCATCCTGATAAGACATCACGCCCGCAAGCGCCGCCGCCACCAACTCGCCGAGGCTGTGGCCGATCATCGCTTTCGGCTCGATGCCGGACCGGAGCAGACGCTGTGCCAGAGCATATTCGATGAGGAAGAGCGCCGGCTGCGCCAACGTCGTCGATCGGATCGCATGGTCGTCATCGTCACGGTCGTCGAACAGCACGGCAAGGATATCGACGCCGAGGTGTTCTTTGACGATTGCGGCCCCGAGCTCGACATCGGCGCGGAATTCGCGATCGGACTCGAAGAGCCAACGTCCCATCCCAGGGTACTGAGCTCCCTGGCCGGGAAACATGAACACCGCACCGGGGCGAAGCGATGTCGGTCGGGGGTCGGAGCGGACTTCCCGCAACGACTGAACCGCTCCCTGCACGGAGTTCACCGCAACCGCCCAGCGCCGATCAAACGTTCGCCGTCCTGCGGCCAGGGTGTGGGCGAGTTCGTTCAAGCCAATGCGCTCGCCACGCTGCACTGCCGCCTCAAGATGGTCGGCGAGCCGGAGGCGCATCGCCTCCAGTGCAGTGGGAGACCGGGCAGACAGGCGGAGAACCACCGCATTCTCCACCGGCAACAAGCTCTCCGCGGCAGCCGGTGGTGACTCCTCCAGGCACAGATGAACATTGGTGCCTCCGACCCCGAAGGCGCTGACGCCGGCGCGGCGCGGCGCATCTCCGCGAGGCCACTCTTGCAATTCCGTCGCCACCCGAAATCCCCGCTTCGCGAGGTCGAGGCGTGGGTTCGGTTCGGCAAAATTCGCCTGCGGCGGAAGAACGCCGTGGTGAAGTATCAATGCGGTCTTGATCAGACCCGTCACGCCCGCCGCAGCATCCAAGTGACCGACATTGGCCTTCACCGATCCCAGGGCGCAGTTGCGGTCTTCGATCGCACCGGTGGAAGCTTCAGCGAATGCTTGCGACAGCCCCTCGATCTCGATCGGATCACCCAGAGGCGTGCCGGTGCCGTGACACTCGACGTAGCCGATGGTCTCCGCCTCAAATCCGGCCATTGCGAGCGCCGCCGCGATGCACTCCGCCTGCCCTCCGACGCTGGGGGCCGCGAATCCGACTTTGGCTGCGCCATCATTATTGATGCCGTAACCTCTGATCACGGCGTAGATCGCGTCGCGATCAGCGACGGCATCCGCCAGCCGTTTGATCGCCACCACACCCGCGCCGGAGCCGAACACGGTCCCGGCCGCGTCGACATCGAACGGCCGGCAGGTGCCATCGCGCGAGGCAATCCCGCCATCCTGATAGATGTATCCTCGCTTCTGGGGGAACGTAACCGAGACGCCACCGGCCAACGCCATGTCGCACTGCAGAGCCGCGAGACTCTCGCAGGCCTGCGCAACAGCGAGCAGCGACGTCGAACAGGCGCTCTGGACAGAAACAGCTGGTCCCTTGAGATTGAGCTTGTAGGCGACCCGCGTCGCAATGAAATCATTGAGCGTGCCGAGCAGCTCCGAATAAGAGCCCACCTGGAAGTTCGACGTGAACCGCTCCAGGGCAGCGCGGTCGGGGCACACGTGTCGCAAAAAATAGGTATTCAGTGAGGTGCCGGCAAAGACGCCCACCGCACCCTGATAACGCTCGGGGTCGTACCCCGCATCGTCCAACGCCTCGGAGCAGATCTCGAGGAAAATCCGCTGCTGCGGATCGGTCAAATCCGCTTCGCGCGGCGACATCCCGAAGTAGTCGCTATCGAACAGATCGACGTCGTCCAGAACAGGCTTGGCCGCGACAAAGTCGGGATCGGCACGCTCCTGGTCAGCGAAGGAGTCCTCCAGCTCTTCAGGCGAGAAACGCGAAACGCTCGTACGCCCCGCTTGGATGTTCTGCCAAAACTTCTGAACGTCGGGTGCGCCTGGAAAGCGACCAGAAAGTCCCACGATCGCGAAGCCGATCTCATTGCTGTCCAACATCTCGCCTCAGCTCCGTCTAACCCTACGCGTGATGGCTCCGAACGTTGATCGCTCCATACGCCGCATTCATCGCACGCCTCTGCCGGCGGCCACGCGCCGCTCCGGCAATGGCGAGCGACCGATGCGAGGCTCCGTCCAGACAAGCCTGGAACTCGGCGATGCTGGGATGGGCGAACAGGTCCGTGACTGGAAAACGAAGGCCGGTCGCCGCCTGGATGCGCTCGTGCGCCGCGATCATCTGGAGTGATGTCGCGCCGAGATCGAACAGGTTTGCCCTGGCGTCGACCGACTTGCCCAGCAATGCGCTCCAGATATCGGCAACGATCGAGCCGACACTATCGTCAGAGAAGTCTCCCTCGTCGGTACCTGCACCCAGCTGCTCCGTCGCGATCAGGTCGCTCAGCAGCTTCGCTCTGTCGATCTTGCCGTTCTTGTTGAGCGGTAACTCATCCACGACCTTGATCGTTGACGGTATCGCTTGCGCGGGAAACTGCTCTTTGAGCCTACGGATGACGCCGGCTTCAAGATCACCGGCAGCGTCACCCGGCAGTGGCTTCAAGAATGCGACAATCCGCTTTGCGTCGCCTCGATCCGCGGAGAGAACCACCGCCGCGTCGGCCAGGACAGGATCCTGCCGGAGCGCCTGCTCCACCCCATCGAGCTCAATACGCACGCCGTTGATCTTAACCTGACGGTCCCGGCGGCCATGGAACTCGATGGCCCCGTCGCTCCGGCGCCGGACGTAATCCCCGGTCAGATAGAGACGAGCCGCAGGGTCATCAGACAACGGATCGACGATGAATTTCTCCGCGGTCAGCTCTGGGCGATTGAGATACCCCAGCGCGAGCCCGAGGCCGCCAGCGCAGAGCTGCCCTTCATCGCCGTCCGCAACCGGCTCCAGCGTGTCCGATAGAATGTGGACGCTGGTCCCCGAAATTGGAAATCCGATCGGGACGGGTCCGTCGCCCCAACCGGTGCGCGGGATCGAATAGCAGCACGTGAACGTCGTATTCTCAGTGGGCCCATACCCGTTGACGATGGTGCAGTCCGGCAACAGTGCCATCGCACGACGAACGTGTGCCGGCGAAAGAACGTCGCCGCCGGCCAGCAGGGTCGTCAGCCCCGACAGCGCCTCGGGCCGCTCGTCCACCATCAGATGGAACAGACCGGCTGTGAGCCAGGCCGCGTTGACCGAGAAACGCCCTAGCGTCTCGGCGATCCGATCGACCGACAGCACCGCATCTTCGACGATGACGATCTGCCCACCGTTCAGCAACGGCCCCCAGATTTCCAACGTCGAGGCATCGAACGCCAATGGCGCAGCATGCAGCATCACGGTCGCGGGCGACAACGTCATGAAATCCGTATCAACCACCAGCCTGACGATGGCCCGATGCGGCACCACAACGCCCTTCGGCCGCCCGGTCGATCCCGACGTGAACATCACATAGGCCGGCAAGGATGGCGTCAGCTCGAGCGCCAACGGATCACCGGGCTCAAGTCGCGAGGCATCCAGCTCGTCACTCAGGCGGCGCTGCTCGATCGCGTCAATCAAAGCAGGTTGATGCTCCGTCAAAACAAGCGCCGGCTGCGCATCCTGGATGGCGCCGCTGATCGCTTCCGGACCTAGCCCGACATCAAGGGGCATATAGACTCCGCCCGCTTTCAAAATCGCGGTCATGCCGATCAACGTATCGATCGAGCGCCCCGTCATGAGGACGACAACTGCGCCAACCTTCACGCCTCTTTTGACAAGCAATCGTGCCAATTGGTTCGAACGAAATTCAAGTTCGGCAAAGGTAATCCGCCCACGCTCGGAAATGGCGGCAATGGATTCCGGAAAACTCTGGGCAATCTGCTCAAGAACCTGTGGAACGGTGCATGCCGCAACCGCGCCGCTGCCAGATCCTTCTTTGATAACCACGGTGCTCGCCATGACTATCCCTACCCTTGCAACCAACTAACGGCAATCTGTCTCGCATATTAAGCTTACTCTTAACCCGACTGTAAGCGAAAGCGCTAACGCAGATCGATCACGCGAGCCTGATCCTAATCGTCGCTAGTTCCTGCGACGGCAGCGTGTTGACCTATATGTCAACACGCTGCACTCATCTCACCTCGCGAGCGTTGTAGAGAACGATCACAACCGCCACCGCACGACACCACGCGTCGGGAACAATCGTTGCGAGACGGTGATTTAACACACCCTTTTTCAC from the Rhodopseudomonas palustris genome contains:
- a CDS encoding non-ribosomal peptide synthetase/type I polyketide synthase: MLDSNEIGFAIVGLSGRFPGAPDVQKFWQNIQAGRTSVSRFSPEELEDSFADQERADPDFVAAKPVLDDVDLFDSDYFGMSPREADLTDPQQRIFLEICSEALDDAGYDPERYQGAVGVFAGTSLNTYFLRHVCPDRAALERFTSNFQVGSYSELLGTLNDFIATRVAYKLNLKGPAVSVQSACSTSLLAVAQACESLAALQCDMALAGGVSVTFPQKRGYIYQDGGIASRDGTCRPFDVDAAGTVFGSGAGVVAIKRLADAVADRDAIYAVIRGYGINNDGAAKVGFAAPSVGGQAECIAAALAMAGFEAETIGYVECHGTGTPLGDPIEIEGLSQAFAEASTGAIEDRNCALGSVKANVGHLDAAAGVTGLIKTALILHHGVLPPQANFAEPNPRLDLAKRGFRVATELQEWPRGDAPRRAGVSAFGVGGTNVHLCLEESPPAAAESLLPVENAVVLRLSARSPTALEAMRLRLADHLEAAVQRGERIGLNELAHTLAAGRRTFDRRWAVAVNSVQGAVQSLREVRSDPRPTSLRPGAVFMFPGQGAQYPGMGRWLFESDREFRADVELGAAIVKEHLGVDILAVLFDDRDDDDHAIRSTTLAQPALFLIEYALAQRLLRSGIEPKAMIGHSLGELVAAALAGVMSYQDALKLVVHRGRIMQAQPPGAMLSVRLAASELAAHLPVGVEIASDNSPRLSVASGPFEAVEDLERRLERAEIPHRRLHTSHAFHSAMMDPVAVELEKVAAGIPLQPPKRRLISTVTGTWMTAAEATSPAYWARQCREPVSFRAALTTLIDTISERADCLLVEVGPGRTLATFAGASSSVSKVRAIITTAPDYVERNDEELTFAQALGDLWAHGARLKSDVRPAAGAARLRLPSYPFERTRHWIARPAPVSLDIAMPVASAQGDSFPRTEPPQEASSDQDGLHSVSMESKMSGDEVSKALIKALAAILSDVSGRPLSDQDAATSFISLGFDSLLLGQVAQRVNKSFGVKITFRQLMRDLNSLDALAAMLKTSAPADKLPQVERAAVKPQVAMMQRPAEAVLPKDPPVPVMAGATGVEALLREQLQSMERIFAAQLAAVGKEGRVAAELPVTAVPANSGEAPSPDNSPDKALVMPDTGEEGGGRFKIYRPGAGDGDLALAPEQRAYIENLVQRYNDRTPGSKARAQASRRVLADPRTASGFNAQWKEIVYPIVCKRSKGASIWDVDGNEYIDLVNGYGQTMFGHVPPFVAAALQAQLDDGFAIGPQTELAGEVAARISAMTGNERVAFCNTGSEAVMAAIRVARAVTGRLKVVVFSGAYHGQFDEVLIKSCRAGSVPGALPIASGIPAENVGQMIVLPYGHPASLEIVRQMADDLAAVIVEPIQSRHPALQPRDFVASLRELTAKSGTALVFDEVVTGFRVDPGGMQKVFGIKADMATYGKVLGGGMPIGVVAGRADFMDALDGGFWQYGDDSEPEVAPTFFAGTFVRHPMVLAAARAVLEHIERNKAEIYAPLAQRTGQLVDRINSHLDSYGLPTQAETCASWFFVDGSPLGRFAGLLFAELRLQGIHVHEGFPCFLTTAHEAAQCQAIDGAFERAIGAFADAGLSTGEAKGITRKSSLIGDDQAQPQPQKFKTVPLTEPQMEVLLAAQMGEAASMAFNESVSIRFNGTLVESLLIKAVEEVVRRHEALRSRVVDFTGMLEINPDFVPEVPIIALDGEDGDTELAQWLAKDARTPFDLFSGPLVRASVLRLGADVHVLVFTAHHIICDGWSMNVLLGDLAEIYNAYRDGKTPSLVPAASFAEHAAERPRPSASTIEFWRKQFENVPVASELPLDRPRPEVKSFFGASLRERLGQDLCRDARELAKRQGVTLFTVLFASVQTLFARLCDNERVVLTVPMGGQALLDRQDLVGHCVNFLPVPVTARLAVSFCDHLRHVDEKLNEIFDHQDYTLGSLVRDLDIPRSINRTPLSDIQFNLERVGSRLTFRGVDTRVDTNPKAFVNFDIFINMIETDDDLTIEVDYATDLLDRATVSRWLDQLRKILAQALERPEIKLQELKLQNPVVIGLESGQTTTLQAARFDIPLVEMIERNCDRTPDAIAVEYETDVLRYRELDSRSNRIADRLRALAPTKGARVAVAVQRGIDLPVALVAVAKAGLAYVPVDPLLPVVRIRQMAEAAEVAVFITSGADCPVAAEMGVPVIDLERDAAQIDAASSARPEPAPPQEVLDSTAYVIFTSGSTGTPKGVEISHRALANFLGSMAVRPGFGADDRIVAVTTVSFDIAVLELLLPLYCGGRTVICGKDRLLEPDSIVRLIETSSATIVQATPTLWRVLLEAGLQPSRPLRALSGGEALPRDVAEKLIAAGFELWNMYGPTETTIWSACGRIVDASRPIVIGEPVAHTDLYILSDDGTQAPVGTPGELCIGGLGLAKGYVNRPDLTAAAFPVISLQDGKTVRLYRTGDLAVRLSDGGIQLLGRRDQQVKIRGFRIELEEIESVLRTCPEIVDAAVMVENAGTADAALVAAFVAKPGMTVSIDSLQQTAQFSLPHYMVPNRFVAVAELPKTANGKLDRKALSATIVSPSIVVNFIEKAELRDEPAPDVLTKVIAIVEAALNRTGIKPDDRVFALGATSLHVFRMAARFSEAQLPIRAQDLMTNPSMGDLARRASVAARAQTSDKKTPSLAEFRRPSSRARTT